Within the Chitinivorax sp. B genome, the region TGAAGTAGCACTCTGACGGAGTAATGTCATAGCAAAACGCCGCTATTTCTTGGGAGCGCCGGCTTTCAGCAGCAAGGCGGTGTAACACTTCCAGCTTGAACTCACACGTGTAATGTCGAATTTGGCGGCAAG harbors:
- a CDS encoding transposase, producing the protein MKTFDVKFKRKVVREYLSGKGGYKILAAKFDITRVSSSWKCYTALLLKAGAPKK